One genomic segment of Natranaerovirga pectinivora includes these proteins:
- the ilvB gene encoding biosynthetic-type acetolactate synthase large subunit, whose translation MEITGAKLLLEALKKEGVDTLFGYPGGYVISIFDALYSEPAINLILPRHEQALIHAADGYARATGKVGVCLVTSGPGATNTITGLATAYYDSIPLICITGQVPTSMIGTDAFQEADIFNITRSVCKHNYYVTKREDLGRIIKEAFYIATTGRPGPVVIDLPGDIQKELGSALYPETITVDGYCDKPELDENLILDATALINSSNKPLFLIGGGMQNQDCANSFLELVNKTNIPVISTLMGLGVYPEKSPHNLGMVGMHGSLAANHAISNCDLLIAIGTRFTDRVTSKIETFAKDAKIIHIDIDESEINKRVMCNISINGDAHQTLSLLLKQNYSLNIESWLNEVVDLKKKTTILNDEYNPRAILKKIASHYEDAVVSTDVGQHQMHTAQNYPFNTPNTLLTSGGMGTMGFGLPAAIGASIGLPNKRVISISGDGGFQMNLQELALVAQLELPMIIIIFNNQYLGMVRQWQQILFNKNYSSTCLRKKKNCPKLCNTPGPNCPEYSPNFIKLADAYNIPGYRVSNMAELEETLEISQQKNTPILIEVLLEPEINVLPMVPSGASLNEMITEF comes from the coding sequence ATGGAGATTACTGGTGCAAAACTACTTTTAGAAGCATTAAAAAAGGAAGGTGTTGATACATTATTTGGATACCCAGGAGGGTATGTTATTTCAATTTTTGATGCTCTTTATTCCGAACCTGCTATAAACTTAATACTACCTAGGCACGAACAAGCATTGATCCACGCTGCTGATGGCTACGCACGAGCCACTGGAAAAGTTGGGGTTTGTTTGGTTACAAGCGGTCCTGGTGCAACCAATACCATCACAGGATTGGCTACTGCCTATTATGATTCTATTCCATTAATTTGTATTACAGGTCAAGTTCCAACTTCAATGATAGGCACCGATGCTTTTCAAGAAGCAGATATTTTTAACATCACCCGCTCTGTTTGCAAACACAATTATTACGTAACAAAAAGGGAGGATCTTGGTCGCATTATAAAAGAAGCCTTTTATATTGCCACAACCGGAAGACCTGGACCTGTAGTAATTGATTTGCCAGGAGATATACAAAAAGAGCTTGGCTCTGCCCTTTATCCTGAAACCATCACTGTAGATGGTTATTGTGACAAGCCTGAGTTAGACGAAAATCTTATACTTGACGCCACTGCTTTAATAAACAGTTCTAATAAGCCATTATTCCTTATTGGTGGTGGTATGCAAAATCAAGACTGCGCTAATAGTTTTTTAGAATTAGTTAATAAGACCAATATTCCAGTAATAAGTACATTAATGGGTCTAGGTGTCTACCCAGAAAAAAGTCCCCATAACTTAGGAATGGTAGGTATGCATGGCTCCCTTGCAGCAAACCATGCCATAAGCAATTGTGATTTACTAATTGCTATTGGTACAAGGTTCACTGATAGAGTAACCTCTAAAATCGAAACCTTTGCCAAAGATGCTAAAATCATTCATATAGACATTGATGAATCAGAAATTAATAAAAGGGTTATGTGTAACATCTCGATTAACGGTGATGCACATCAAACTTTATCTTTATTATTAAAACAAAATTACTCATTAAATATTGAAAGCTGGCTCAATGAGGTCGTTGATCTAAAGAAAAAAACCACTATATTAAATGATGAGTACAATCCCAGAGCCATCCTAAAAAAAATTGCTTCTCATTACGAAGATGCTGTTGTGTCAACGGATGTAGGACAACATCAAATGCATACAGCACAAAACTATCCTTTCAACACCCCTAACACCTTACTAACATCAGGAGGAATGGGTACAATGGGCTTTGGTTTGCCTGCGGCTATAGGCGCCTCCATCGGCTTACCTAACAAACGTGTTATCTCCATCTCCGGAGATGGCGGTTTTCAAATGAATCTGCAAGAACTTGCTCTTGTAGCCCAGCTTGAATTGCCTATGATCATTATTATTTTTAATAATCAATATCTAGGTATGGTGAGACAATGGCAACAAATACTTTTCAACAAAAATTATTCATCTACTTGTTTACGCAAGAAGAAAAACTGTCCAAAGCTATGCAACACTCCAGGCCCTAACTGTCCAGAGTATTCACCTAACTTTATAAAATTAGCAGATGCCTACAACATACCTGGCTACAGAGTATCTAATATGGCCGAACTAGAAGAAACCTTAGAAATATCTCAACAAAAAAACACTCCAATCTTAATTGAAGTGCTTCTGGAACCTGAAATTAATGTTTTACCAATGGTACCTTCAGGTGCCTCCTTAAATGAAATGATTACAGAGTTTTAA
- a CDS encoding EAL domain-containing protein, whose protein sequence is MKEVVKVLVVDDDEDDFILMKDYLSDVKNVIYDLEWVYNYKEAIKTISRNCHDIYVFDYNLGEFNGLELLKEMNELNIKAPVILLTGNNNINIDIEAMKTGAYEYLVKKEVTPSTLERSMRYALERKRMEDDLYQEKEKALVTLESIGDCVLSTDINGSITSFNYVAEKLTGLLKKEVLGKNIFDILVLIDGNNIDGYKNFMDKVLCQEETVYLPQDASIKNFEGKEYYVEGVVSPIKNRLQKVIGSVVVLRDVTNHRELTKKLHYQARHDVLTGLPNRFKFEEDMIEVVNQPRTALEEHALLYLDLDQFKIINDTCGHFAGDQFLKQIALLMKNNTRETDIIARLGGDEFGILLKNISPTNTCKLAEKICNAIQGYRFVWNNKLFTTGVSIGIVTVNQNYKTFETLLSEADRACYVSKEKGGNTYQLYVDEDEALSERHGEMQWMSTISEALEDNRFVLHYQKIKSLHKENSYSYEALIRMVDKEGNLIYPGAFLSAAQRYNMMPAIDRWVFKNFLIAMEKNSEEIKLKDIEKFNINISGASLNNESIVDFIISELEKYDISPEKICFEITETIALSNFNIANDFINKLRRLGCKFALDDFGSGLTSFEYLKYLPIDYLKIDGSFIKNINNNPIDYAMVDSINQIAHLLNIETVAEFVENEKIVECLNKIGIDYAQGYHIGKPMVLSEVLK, encoded by the coding sequence GTGAAAGAAGTTGTAAAAGTTCTCGTGGTAGATGATGATGAAGATGATTTTATACTTATGAAGGATTACCTTTCAGATGTTAAGAATGTAATCTATGACTTAGAATGGGTGTATAATTATAAAGAAGCTATAAAGACAATAAGTCGAAATTGTCACGATATATATGTGTTTGATTATAATTTGGGTGAATTTAATGGGTTGGAGCTTCTTAAGGAAATGAATGAACTTAATATTAAGGCACCTGTAATTTTGTTAACAGGCAATAATAATATCAATATTGATATTGAAGCTATGAAAACAGGGGCTTACGAGTATTTGGTTAAGAAAGAAGTAACCCCTTCTACTCTAGAGCGGTCTATGAGATATGCACTAGAAAGAAAAAGAATGGAAGACGATCTGTATCAAGAAAAAGAAAAAGCATTGGTTACATTAGAGTCCATTGGGGATTGTGTACTATCTACAGATATAAATGGTTCTATAACCAGTTTTAATTATGTAGCAGAAAAATTAACAGGATTATTAAAAAAAGAAGTATTAGGAAAAAATATTTTTGATATTTTAGTTCTTATAGATGGCAATAATATTGATGGTTATAAAAATTTTATGGACAAGGTTTTATGTCAAGAGGAAACAGTTTATCTGCCTCAAGATGCAAGTATTAAAAATTTTGAGGGTAAGGAATATTATGTTGAAGGTGTGGTTTCTCCTATTAAAAATCGCCTGCAAAAAGTCATTGGTTCAGTGGTTGTATTAAGAGATGTAACCAATCACCGTGAATTAACTAAAAAGCTTCATTATCAAGCAAGGCACGATGTTTTAACAGGGCTGCCAAATAGATTTAAATTTGAAGAAGATATGATAGAAGTAGTAAATCAACCAAGAACGGCTTTGGAGGAGCATGCTCTTTTATATCTTGATTTAGATCAGTTTAAAATCATTAATGATACTTGTGGGCATTTTGCAGGAGATCAGTTTTTAAAACAAATTGCTTTATTGATGAAAAACAATACAAGAGAAACGGATATAATTGCCAGATTAGGTGGAGATGAGTTTGGTATATTGCTAAAAAACATATCACCTACAAATACTTGTAAATTAGCTGAAAAAATATGTAATGCCATACAAGGATATAGATTTGTTTGGAACAATAAACTGTTTACAACAGGTGTAAGTATTGGGATTGTAACGGTAAATCAAAATTATAAAACATTTGAGACTTTGCTTAGTGAAGCAGATAGAGCTTGTTATGTTTCAAAGGAAAAAGGTGGCAATACATATCAGTTGTATGTGGATGAAGATGAAGCATTATCAGAAAGACATGGGGAAATGCAGTGGATGTCAACTATTTCTGAAGCATTAGAAGACAATAGGTTTGTATTGCATTATCAAAAGATTAAATCTCTTCATAAAGAAAATAGTTACAGTTATGAAGCATTGATTAGAATGGTAGATAAAGAAGGCAATTTAATTTATCCTGGGGCTTTTTTGTCTGCTGCTCAAAGGTATAATATGATGCCGGCAATTGATAGATGGGTGTTTAAAAACTTCCTTATTGCAATGGAAAAGAATAGTGAAGAGATTAAATTAAAGGATATAGAAAAGTTTAATATCAATATTTCAGGTGCGTCTTTAAATAATGAAAGTATTGTTGATTTTATTATCTCAGAGTTGGAAAAATACGATATAAGCCCTGAAAAAATTTGTTTTGAAATTACAGAGACAATTGCATTGTCTAATTTTAATATTGCCAATGATTTTATTAATAAACTAAGAAGACTAGGATGCAAATTTGCTTTAGATGATTTTGGTAGTGGGTTAACTTCTTTTGAATATTTAAAATACTTACCTATAGATTATTTAAAGATTGATGGTTCCTTTATTAAAAATATTAATAATAACCCTATTGATTATGCAATGGTAGATTCTATTAATCAAATAGCCCATTTATTAAATATTGAAACAGTCGCTGAATTTGTTGAGAATGAAAAGATTGTTGAGTGTTTAAATAAAATAGGAATAGATTATGCCCAAGGGTATCATATTGGAAAGCCTATGGTTTTAAGTGAAGTTTTAAAATAA
- a CDS encoding response regulator has product MLYVQYKDILIADDDPDDRLMIKECFEEVGVPNPLVLVEDGEELVEYLYSRESRKDLPALIVVDLNMPKKNGFEAINEISKSERLTHIPIAIFSTSKSESDKKKAFELGVKYYFPKPNSFDEMKKVLRELKKLYRGYRVILNGTK; this is encoded by the coding sequence ATGTTGTATGTTCAATATAAAGATATTCTAATTGCGGATGATGATCCGGATGACAGACTTATGATTAAAGAATGCTTTGAAGAAGTAGGTGTGCCTAATCCATTGGTTCTAGTTGAAGATGGTGAGGAATTGGTTGAGTATTTATATAGTAGAGAAAGTCGTAAGGATTTACCAGCATTAATAGTGGTTGATTTGAATATGCCTAAAAAAAATGGTTTTGAGGCGATTAATGAAATCAGTAAAAGTGAAAGGCTTACTCACATTCCAATTGCTATTTTCTCTACGTCTAAAAGTGAATCAGATAAGAAAAAAGCCTTTGAATTAGGTGTTAAATATTATTTTCCAAAACCAAATAGTTTTGATGAAATGAAAAAAGTATTAAGAGAGTTAAAGAAGTTGTATAGGGGATATCGAGTAATTTTAAATGGTACTAAATGA
- a CDS encoding ATP-binding protein, with amino-acid sequence MFKKLQVKILFFLFVFLALLVATDYIVSKHYFEKEYTKAAKAELMVIGETLKIQMERVLGFDLQISDNMVFEYFCHEVVEKYEDVRYAMVVDDKGEILFHNRDYLVTNPELHYRGKSLDIPEVLEVINNKKDDIVIYNNESGEYYGFVISIHDKNDRYVGAIVLGLNTSTIKDKINVVTTYTSIIALCIFLISLLLLGASISVWITKPLITLEKATKKIVAEGTDHFEPVIIKSADEIGRLANSFNTMAFQLQKTTVSKDYMDNVIASMMDSLVVINPYFRIITVNSATLDLLDYKEEELMDKPINRFVLNRDNNPFDNEHLKNLVKEGQLRNIETMIVTKEGKIIPVLFSCSAIKNPDNSMKYFVCTIKDITEIKKAEKALRLQAEELARSNGQLEEFAYVASHDLQEPLRKVISFGNRLKDKYADNLDEHGMDYLNRITAATERMQTLIEGLLAYSRVTTTVKNNEEIDLKNIVLEVVLDLEVSIESKKGDVLVGELPVIEGEKTQMRQLFQNFIGNALKFTKEDVSPSIMIYSKEVIEDQKEEWHQNSSTYYDIYIEDNGIGIDSKYYDRIFGVFQRLHGRTQYEGTGVGLAICKRIIENHGGSVRIESEKEVGTTFIIRLPKKQSGIMGEA; translated from the coding sequence GTGTTTAAGAAATTACAAGTAAAAATACTATTTTTCTTATTTGTTTTTTTAGCATTATTAGTAGCTACTGATTATATAGTGAGTAAACATTATTTTGAAAAAGAATATACAAAAGCTGCAAAAGCTGAATTGATGGTAATAGGTGAGACCTTAAAAATTCAAATGGAAAGAGTTTTAGGATTTGATTTACAAATTAGTGATAATATGGTTTTTGAATATTTTTGTCACGAAGTAGTAGAAAAATATGAAGATGTACGATATGCAATGGTTGTAGATGATAAAGGTGAGATTTTATTTCACAATAGGGATTATTTGGTTACCAATCCTGAACTTCATTATAGAGGAAAAAGCTTAGATATTCCAGAAGTGCTTGAAGTAATTAATAATAAAAAAGATGATATTGTTATATACAACAATGAATCAGGAGAGTACTATGGTTTTGTAATTTCTATACATGATAAGAATGATAGGTATGTGGGAGCAATTGTTTTAGGATTAAATACAAGTACTATTAAAGACAAAATCAATGTTGTGACCACCTATACTTCAATTATAGCCCTTTGTATTTTCTTAATTTCATTATTATTATTAGGGGCTTCAATATCTGTATGGATTACTAAACCTCTTATTACTTTAGAAAAAGCGACTAAGAAAATCGTGGCAGAAGGAACGGATCACTTTGAACCTGTAATCATTAAATCAGCTGATGAAATAGGAAGGTTGGCAAATTCTTTTAATACCATGGCCTTTCAATTGCAAAAGACCACGGTTTCTAAAGACTATATGGACAATGTTATTGCCAGTATGATGGATTCTCTTGTTGTTATAAATCCATACTTTAGAATTATTACAGTAAACAGTGCTACATTAGATTTGTTAGATTATAAAGAAGAAGAACTTATGGATAAACCAATTAATCGATTTGTTCTTAATAGGGATAATAATCCCTTTGATAATGAACATCTTAAGAATCTAGTTAAAGAAGGGCAATTAAGAAATATAGAAACCATGATTGTGACAAAGGAAGGGAAGATCATTCCCGTTTTGTTTAGTTGTTCTGCAATTAAAAATCCAGATAATAGTATGAAGTACTTTGTATGTACAATTAAAGACATTACAGAGATAAAAAAAGCGGAAAAAGCTTTAAGGTTACAAGCAGAAGAGTTAGCCCGTTCAAACGGACAATTAGAAGAGTTTGCTTATGTTGCGTCTCATGACTTGCAAGAGCCACTTAGGAAAGTAATATCTTTTGGGAATAGACTTAAAGACAAGTATGCAGATAACTTAGATGAACATGGAATGGATTATCTTAATAGGATAACGGCTGCAACTGAAAGAATGCAAACATTAATAGAAGGTCTGCTAGCATACTCCAGAGTTACAACGACAGTAAAAAACAATGAAGAAATAGATCTTAAAAACATTGTTCTAGAAGTTGTTTTAGATTTGGAAGTAAGCATTGAAAGTAAAAAAGGTGATGTGCTTGTAGGAGAATTGCCTGTAATAGAAGGGGAAAAAACTCAGATGAGACAATTGTTCCAGAATTTTATTGGGAATGCTTTAAAGTTTACTAAAGAGGATGTTTCTCCGAGTATTATGATTTATAGTAAAGAAGTTATAGAAGATCAAAAAGAAGAATGGCATCAAAATAGTTCTACGTACTATGATATTTATATAGAGGACAATGGTATTGGAATTGATTCTAAATACTATGATCGTATATTTGGTGTTTTTCAAAGATTACATGGACGTACTCAGTATGAGGGGACTGGTGTTGGATTGGCTATATGTAAAAGGATTATTGAAAATCACGGTGGAAGCGTTAGGATAGAAAGTGAAAAAGAAGTAGGAACAACTTTTATAATAAGATTGCCAAAGAAACAAAGTGGTATTATGGGGGAAGCGTAA
- a CDS encoding ABC transporter substrate-binding protein: protein MGKWYSKFVLASIIVILIVGLSACESNKKAVEDNIGIIEGDQNESTIEMEIPDKTFKVLHVMSYHTPWEWTETQLQGFKDGLGQDIDVEYKVIEMDAKNKSNIEWLEEIGAQARGVIDTWQPDLVFTSDDEAQEFVVTHYLNTDIPFVFCGVNKLPEEYGYDKSNNVTGVLEIEHFAESLNLLLEVAPDIKSVAVVFDDSPIWGPVEARMREQLHRFPEIEFPIWDTIYTYDEFQSKMLEYQDQVDAIGLIGIFNYKNENNKNVHYRDVLRWVKENSNLPDFSYWYDRASYGTLAVVSVSGYEQGLSAGKKARQILVHGVSPADIPMDHTTKGQQLISLARARTLDIDVSAKVLLSTEVKTMYEWER from the coding sequence ATGGGGAAGTGGTATAGTAAGTTTGTTTTAGCAAGTATTATAGTCATATTAATAGTAGGATTAAGTGCTTGTGAAAGCAATAAAAAAGCAGTAGAAGACAACATTGGGATCATTGAAGGGGATCAAAATGAGAGTACTATTGAAATGGAAATACCTGATAAAACATTTAAAGTATTACATGTAATGAGCTATCATACACCTTGGGAGTGGACTGAAACCCAACTTCAAGGGTTCAAGGATGGTTTAGGTCAAGATATTGATGTAGAGTATAAAGTGATAGAAATGGATGCTAAAAACAAAAGCAATATAGAATGGTTAGAAGAAATAGGTGCACAAGCTAGAGGCGTTATTGACACTTGGCAACCAGACTTGGTATTTACCAGTGATGATGAGGCTCAAGAATTTGTTGTAACCCATTACCTTAATACAGATATTCCATTTGTGTTTTGTGGTGTGAATAAATTACCAGAAGAGTATGGTTATGATAAAAGCAACAATGTAACAGGGGTATTAGAGATAGAGCATTTTGCTGAAAGTTTAAATTTATTATTAGAAGTAGCACCAGATATTAAGAGTGTAGCAGTTGTTTTTGATGATTCACCTATATGGGGACCAGTAGAGGCTAGAATGAGAGAACAGTTACACAGGTTCCCTGAGATAGAATTTCCTATATGGGATACAATTTATACATATGATGAGTTCCAAAGTAAAATGTTAGAATATCAAGATCAAGTTGATGCTATAGGTTTGATTGGTATTTTTAATTATAAAAATGAAAACAACAAGAATGTACATTATAGAGATGTATTAAGATGGGTAAAAGAGAATAGTAATTTACCAGATTTTAGTTATTGGTATGATAGAGCTTCTTATGGAACCCTTGCTGTTGTGTCTGTATCAGGATATGAACAAGGCCTTTCAGCAGGAAAAAAAGCTAGACAAATACTTGTTCACGGTGTTAGTCCAGCAGATATACCTATGGACCATACAACAAAAGGACAGCAATTAATTAGTTTGGCAAGAGCTAGGACTCTTGATATTGATGTAAGTGCAAAAGTTTTGTTGAGTACAGAAGTTAAGACTATGTATGAATGGGAGAGGTAA
- the nadC gene encoding carboxylating nicotinate-nucleotide diphosphorylase, protein MFDAFLIDTIINRALEEDIGTGDVTTLSTVSKDHRTKGNLIAKEEGIICGLEVFKKVFHSIDSSVLIHLNFFDGEKVSKGDIIGEIVGNTRAILTGERVALNFLQRLSGIATKTNELVQKVKGTNAKIIDTRKTTPGLRVLEKYAVKVGGGLNHRHNLSDGILIKDNHISAAGGIKKAIALGKSNAPHTLKIEVEVESIEGVKEGLEAGVDIIMLDNMSVDMMEEAVRLIGKRALIEASGNMGDKELLSVAKTGVDFISVGALTHTIRSLDISLRLNNSI, encoded by the coding sequence ATGTTTGATGCGTTTTTAATAGATACAATAATAAATAGGGCATTAGAGGAAGATATTGGAACTGGTGATGTAACAACCCTTAGTACAGTATCTAAGGATCACAGAACAAAAGGGAATTTAATTGCAAAAGAAGAGGGGATAATCTGTGGTTTAGAAGTGTTTAAAAAAGTTTTCCATAGTATTGATTCTAGTGTTCTGATTCATTTGAATTTTTTTGATGGAGAAAAAGTATCTAAAGGAGATATTATTGGAGAGATAGTAGGCAATACAAGAGCCATATTAACAGGTGAACGTGTTGCTTTGAATTTTTTACAGAGATTATCTGGCATTGCAACAAAAACAAATGAACTTGTACAAAAGGTTAAGGGTACTAATGCTAAGATTATTGATACAAGAAAAACAACACCAGGCTTAAGGGTTTTAGAAAAATACGCTGTAAAAGTAGGTGGAGGTCTAAATCATAGACATAATCTTTCTGATGGGATTTTAATAAAAGACAATCATATTAGTGCTGCTGGTGGTATTAAAAAGGCAATTGCTTTAGGGAAATCTAATGCACCTCATACTCTAAAAATTGAAGTAGAGGTAGAGTCTATAGAGGGCGTTAAAGAAGGGCTAGAAGCTGGTGTAGATATTATAATGTTAGATAATATGTCAGTGGATATGATGGAAGAAGCAGTGAGATTAATTGGCAAAAGAGCCCTTATAGAAGCATCAGGTAATATGGGGGATAAAGAGTTGTTGTCTGTAGCAAAAACAGGGGTTGATTTTATATCAGTTGGTGCTTTAACCCATACAATACGATCATTAGATATTAGTTTGAGGCTAAACAATAGTATTTAG
- the nadB gene encoding L-aspartate oxidase, with protein MLKRYLFDGDFDLVERAFFDVIIIGAGIAGIYTALALDEGLKCGIISKGALEESNSFLAQGGIASVVLDEDTEEEHFRDTLVAGAGVCDEEAVRVLVREGPREINELINMGIPFDLSNEGVLHITREGGHSRRRVVHCGGDATGRIILKSLKEIADARENITFIDKTFLVDILTEKNDVVGVLTYKDDYKAYMASNVVIASGGIGQLYKYTTNPKIATGDGLGAAMRAGVETKDMEFVQFHPTALYTGEDDQSVFLISEAVRGEGAVLRNVQGEAFMKGVHHMKDLAPRDIVSREIVKQILNQEEDYVYLDITNKSRAYLVNRFPTIFKKCYEKGFDISKEWIKVHPVQHYFMGGIKTDLYSRTNINGLFACGEVACTGVHGANRLASNSLLECLVFGKRCGEYINRLHKCQFLLHKKLGFDTKESTLVLNDIGLIKKKIKEVMTTCGSIVRKENDLLKSEKAIQNLVLKVNDYKLDTVDGFEMYNMLIIAQEILKKAWERKVSIGAHYMN; from the coding sequence GTGTTGAAGCGTTATTTGTTTGATGGTGATTTTGACTTGGTTGAGAGGGCGTTTTTTGATGTTATTATTATTGGTGCTGGGATAGCGGGGATATACACTGCTTTGGCTCTTGATGAGGGGTTGAAGTGTGGGATTATTAGTAAGGGTGCTTTGGAGGAGAGTAATTCTTTTTTGGCTCAAGGTGGTATTGCTTCTGTGGTGTTGGATGAGGATACTGAGGAGGAGCATTTCAGGGATACTTTGGTTGCTGGGGCTGGAGTTTGTGATGAAGAGGCAGTTAGGGTTCTTGTAAGGGAAGGTCCTAGGGAGATTAATGAGCTAATTAATATGGGGATCCCTTTTGATTTAAGTAATGAAGGGGTTTTGCATATTACACGAGAAGGGGGACATTCAAGGAGACGGGTTGTTCATTGTGGTGGGGATGCTACTGGACGAATTATTTTAAAAAGTCTTAAAGAAATTGCGGATGCTAGAGAGAATATTACTTTTATAGATAAAACTTTTTTAGTTGATATTTTAACTGAAAAAAATGATGTTGTGGGTGTTTTGACATATAAAGATGACTATAAAGCATATATGGCATCAAATGTAGTTATTGCCTCAGGTGGTATTGGTCAATTGTATAAATATACGACAAATCCTAAGATTGCAACAGGTGATGGTCTTGGGGCTGCTATGAGAGCTGGTGTTGAGACCAAGGATATGGAGTTTGTTCAGTTTCACCCTACAGCACTTTATACTGGGGAGGATGATCAATCTGTATTCTTGATTTCTGAAGCGGTTAGGGGAGAAGGGGCTGTTCTTAGGAATGTACAAGGGGAGGCTTTTATGAAGGGTGTTCACCATATGAAAGACCTTGCGCCTAGGGACATTGTTTCAAGAGAGATTGTTAAACAGATTTTAAATCAAGAGGAAGATTATGTGTATTTAGATATCACCAATAAATCTAGGGCGTATTTGGTGAATCGGTTTCCCACTATTTTTAAGAAGTGTTATGAAAAAGGTTTCGATATTTCCAAGGAATGGATTAAGGTTCATCCCGTACAACATTATTTTATGGGGGGGATTAAAACAGATCTATATAGTAGAACCAATATTAATGGTTTATTTGCTTGTGGAGAAGTTGCTTGTACAGGAGTTCATGGCGCTAATAGACTGGCAAGTAATTCTTTGTTGGAATGCTTGGTTTTTGGAAAAAGATGTGGGGAGTATATTAATAGATTGCATAAGTGTCAATTTTTATTACATAAGAAGTTAGGGTTTGATACAAAAGAAAGTACACTTGTATTAAATGATATTGGTTTAATAAAGAAGAAAATAAAAGAAGTAATGACAACTTGTGGGAGTATTGTACGTAAGGAAAATGATTTATTAAAAAGTGAAAAGGCTATTCAAAATCTAGTATTAAAGGTTAATGATTATAAATTGGATACTGTTGACGGATTTGAGATGTATAATATGTTGATTATAGCCCAGGAGATATTAAAAAAAGCATGGGAAAGAAAAGTTAGTATTGGGGCCCATTATATGAACTAA
- the nadA gene encoding quinolinate synthase NadA: MIKLDTMIERINALKKEKNAMIIAHLYQKAEVQDIADFVGDSFELSKKAKENDAETIVFCGVHFMAESAKILSPHKKVLLPRSDAGCPMADMVSEKEVKLLREKYPDAAIVCYVNSSAEVKALSDICCTSSNAVKVVESLPHKQIVFIPDENLGNYVAKQVKDKEIIPFKGYCITHKLVTREEVIRIKNEFPEAELLVHPECTEEVLGEADFAGSTAQIINYVKHSNKDTFIIGTEEGILHKLHNENPGKTFYLASPKLICMNMKKTSLEAVLDALENETTEIVLEDEVRERAYLSLNRMLEV, from the coding sequence ATGATTAAATTGGATACTATGATTGAACGTATAAATGCCTTAAAAAAAGAAAAAAATGCAATGATTATTGCCCATTTGTATCAGAAGGCTGAAGTTCAAGATATTGCAGATTTTGTAGGGGATTCTTTTGAACTTAGTAAAAAAGCAAAGGAGAATGATGCTGAAACAATTGTTTTTTGTGGTGTGCATTTTATGGCTGAAAGTGCAAAGATTTTAAGTCCTCATAAAAAGGTCCTACTTCCAAGAAGTGATGCTGGATGTCCTATGGCGGATATGGTTTCTGAAAAAGAGGTTAAGTTATTAAGAGAAAAATATCCAGATGCTGCCATTGTATGTTATGTTAATTCTTCTGCTGAAGTAAAGGCTTTAAGCGATATTTGCTGTACGTCTTCTAATGCTGTAAAAGTGGTAGAGTCTTTGCCTCATAAACAAATTGTTTTTATTCCTGATGAGAATCTAGGCAATTATGTTGCTAAACAAGTGAAAGATAAAGAGATTATTCCCTTTAAGGGGTATTGTATTACCCATAAACTTGTAACAAGAGAAGAGGTTATAAGAATTAAAAATGAGTTTCCAGAAGCTGAATTGTTGGTGCATCCTGAATGTACAGAGGAAGTCTTAGGGGAGGCTGATTTTGCCGGGAGTACGGCACAGATTATTAATTATGTAAAGCATTCTAATAAGGATACTTTTATTATTGGAACGGAAGAGGGCATATTACATAAGTTGCATAATGAAAATCCAGGGAAAACTTTTTATTTGGCGTCTCCTAAGTTGATTTGTATGAATATGAAGAAGACTTCTTTGGAGGCTGTTTTAGATGCGTTGGAGAATGAGACGACGGAGATTGTTTTAGAGGATGAGGTTCGGGAGAGGGCTTATTTAAGTTTGAATCGGATGTTGGAAGTTTAA